The sequence below is a genomic window from Sorangiineae bacterium MSr12523.
TCGCCACCTGGGCGATATCCCGCAGTTCGTCTTGAATGCCGGAAGCCGCCTCCGAAATCTGGTCGGCGGTGCCCACGGCCACCACGGCGGTGATGCCCTCGCGCTCCTCCCAAACGGCGTGCTCGCAGACGCGAACCGAACGCTGAACATCGCTCGACCACGTGGCGACGTACCCTAGGTAGGGGTCGCCCGTCTCGTCGTACACGATGGCGTCGCGCGCAAAGACGAACGTCGCTGGGGCAGCGCGCTCGAAAATGCGCCGCAACGCTTCGGAGTGTGGGCCCTGGATTCCGTGATGCATCAGCGTCGTGTGCGTCGCGGCGCTCACCATGTGGCTGCCATCGACACAGCCGGTCGGACCCGAAAGCCCGAGGGTGAGCACGCTCGCCCGGGTGCCTGAATACAGGCGCCCGGTAATGATGCTGACGTGGGTTCCTCGCTCGACGAGCGCACGGAGGGCTTCGGCATCACGCGGATGCGGATTGCCGTGCGCGTCGAGGAGGGTGCCGTCCAGATCGACGGCGAGTAGCTTCGGCGAGGATTTCACTCCGCGGCGGCGGCCGCGGGATAGACGGAAACCTTTTTCTGCGTGTTGGTGCGGAACTCGTACTTCACCACGCCATCGATGAGCGAGAACAGCGTGTAGTCCTTGCCGACGCCCACGTTCTTCCCGGCGGCGATGGTGGTGCCGACCTGGCGTACGAGGATGCTGCCGGCGGTCACCTTCTCACCACCGTAAACTTTGGTGCCGCGACGTTGCGAGTTGGAGTCGCGCCCGTTGCGCGTGCTGCCTGCGCCTTTTTTGTGTGCCATGGCGGTCTCTCAGCCTCCCGTGATTCCAGTGATTTCCAAAGCGGTGAACGGCTGGCGATGGCCGGACTTGCGCCGGTAGTTCTTCCGACGACGGAACTTGAAGATGATGATCTTCTTGGCGCGATCCTGCGCCGTGATCTTCGCCTCGACCTTCGCGCCTTCGACGCGCGGCTGGCCGATTTTGAGCGACTCGCCGCCGTCACCGGCAACGAGCAGCACCTCGTCGAACGTCACCTTATCGCCGACTTCGCCCAGGAGTTTCTCCACGCGGAGCTTGTCGCCGGGGGCGACTTTGTACTGCTTTCCGCCTGTCTTGATCACCGCATACATGCTTTAGCCCTCTTGAAAAGCCGACGATCCTGGTTCCTTTTGCGACAAGCAGAAGGGGCGGACAGCGGCGGGGGATTGGGGGACGCGGGAGTATACGGATGGACGTCCCTTTGTAAAGCAACGTCGTGCTCGCGAAAAAAACTCGGTTCGAGCAGGCCCGGCCCTTGCTCCTGAGCCCTGGAAAACCCCTCTAACCCGGCGAGAACGATATGGAAATGCGTCTCTTTTCGAAGGTTTTGGGCCTGGCAGGCGCGCTTGCGGCGGCTGGGCTCGCTGGTTGGGCCTGCAGTGCCCCCGATCCAGGAGAACTCGGGGGATCCGATCCAGGCAAGACTCCGGGTGGGAACAAATTCGACGCCGGGCCGGGCCCGGGCAGCAACGATAGCGGCACGGGAGGGGATACCGGCGGTAACCCGTCGCCGAACTCGGCATTTCTGGAAGCGCCTGCCTACACGGCCACGGAGGGCGATAGCACGGTCAAAAACACGCATGCGAACCCGGCGGGGGAAAATTGCGTGCGTTCGGGCTGCCATGCACCTGGAAACGGAACGGGACCTGGCTTCATCATTGGCGGCACGATCTACAAGGATCGCGACGGGCTCAACCCGGTCGGCGCCGGGGTGGAGGTTCGGATCCGGGCCCCCAACGGCAAGGCCGTCAACACGTACACGGATCAACTCGGAAATTTCAGGATCCGGGCCGATAAAGATCCTGCTTTCGCGCAGATTCCCCAGGACTCGAAAATTGGCGTCCGCGCGGGTACGGCGACGGCCAACATCCAGTTGATGAACCAGACGATCAATGGGGCCGGGGAAACCTCGGGAGGCTCCTGCCAGCGATCGGGCTGCCACTCCGGCGGCGGCGCCCCCAACCAGCCCAAGATCTGGGTGACGGTGCCTTAGAGCGTCGCGTCACCAAAAGTGGCTCCGGGCGTGCTACTCGTCAACGCAGAACCATGCCGAACGGATACCTCGCGCTGGTGCTGCACGCGCACCTCCCATTCGTCCGACATCCCGAGCACGCTCGGCATCTCGAGGAGCGCTGGTTTTACGAAGCGCTGATCGAGTGTTACCTGCCGCTGCTCGACGCATTCGATCGAATGGCCGACGACGGCGTGCATTTCGCGCTCACCATGAGCATCACGCCGCCGCTGGCCTCGATGCTGCGCGATCCGCTGCTCTGCGAGCGCTTCGAGGGCCATCTGTCGCGCCTCGAAGCGCTCACCGAACGGGAGATGAAGCGGCTTTGGGGCGATGAACGCTTCGCCCACGTCGCCACCTTCTACCGCGAGGAGCTCACCCGTGTGCGCGAGGTATGGGACCGCCACCGCGGCGATGTCATCGGCGGCCTCGTGCGGCATTGGGATGCGGGGCGCATCGAGCTCATCACGTGCGCGGCCACGCATTGTTACCTGCCGGGCATGCTCCCGGCGCGCGAAGGCATTCGCCCGCAGCTCGAGTTGGGGGTGCGCGGCTTCGAAAAGCTCGTCGGGCGCAAACCGACCGGCATGTGGCTGGCCGAGTGCGCCTACCACCCGAGCTTCGATGCCGAGATCGCCGCCGCGGGCATTGGCTTCACCTTGGTCGACACCCACGGCGTGACCTTCGCGCGTCCGCGCCCGCCGTTTGGCGTGCATGCGCCCATCGTCTCGCCGGCAGGCGTGGCCTTCTTCGCCCGCGATGCGGAGTCGAGCCGCCAGGTGTGGTCGCGCGACGAGGGCTACCCCGGCGACCCGCACTACCGCGACTTCTACCGCGACATCGGCTTCGACCTGCCCGAAAGCGAATTGATGGGCGAGGTCGCCGGCGACGGCTCGCGCTTGATGACCGGCATCAAGTACCACCGCATCACCGGCAAGACGTCGCACAAGGAGCCGTACGAGCCCCGCATCGCCCGGCAGATTGCCTGGGAGCACGCGGGCAACTTCGTCTTCAATCGCGCCCTGCAGCTCCAGCACCTCTCGGCGCGCATGCCGGCGCCCATCATCGTTGCGCCGTACGACGCCGAGCTTTATGGCCACTGGTGGTACGAAGGACCGCGCTTCCTCGAATCGGTGTTCCGGCAGCTGCCGAACACGCGGGGCGAGGTGGAGGCCATCACCTTGCGCGCGTACCTCGAGCGGCATCCCGTGTCGGTGCAGGCCACGCCGGCGGCATCGTCGTGGGGAGCGGGCGGTTACGGCGAAGTGTGGGTTGGGCCCGAGGCCGCGTGGTCGTGGCGTCACGTCCACCATGCGACTCGCTACGTATCGTGGCTCGTGCGCAACCACCGGCACGTGGACGGTGAGCGGGGCCGCGCACTCGACCAAACGATCCAAGAGCTCTTGCTGCTCCAATCGAGTGATTGGAACTTCATCATCAAGACGGGCACGTCGCTCAAGTACGCGGAGTCGCGTATTCGTGCGCACGTGCACCGGCTGCGTCGTCTGGGCCACCTGGTTCAGACCGGTGTCATCGAAGGTGCGGATGCCGCGTGGCTGTCGGATGTGTCGGCTCGCGACAATTTCTTCCACCAGCTCGAGAGCGACACCTTAAGATCGGTATTCGACTGAGACCGAGAAAGACAAGAAGATGGCCACAATCGAACTTTCGGGCACGTACACGGCTCTGATTACGCCCTTCAAGGACGACGAAGAGCAGTCCATCGACTGGGCGGCCTTCGACGATCTGATCGAAG
It includes:
- a CDS encoding HAD hydrolase family protein, with the translated sequence MKSSPKLLAVDLDGTLLDAHGNPHPRDAEALRALVERGTHVSIITGRLYSGTRASVLTLGLSGPTGCVDGSHMVSAATHTTLMHHGIQGPHSEALRRIFERAAPATFVFARDAIVYDETGDPYLGYVATWSSDVQRSVRVCEHAVWEEREGITAVVAVGTADQISEAASGIQDELRDIAQVAMFPIRRILGAWGLIVRASGGNKGSALEWIAEHHGISLEETVSVGDWLNDIPMLTKAGRSFAMGQAPDEVKNAATDVLPETSDEGGGVARVVEEAFGIRV
- a CDS encoding DUF1957 domain-containing protein, producing MPNGYLALVLHAHLPFVRHPEHARHLEERWFYEALIECYLPLLDAFDRMADDGVHFALTMSITPPLASMLRDPLLCERFEGHLSRLEALTEREMKRLWGDERFAHVATFYREELTRVREVWDRHRGDVIGGLVRHWDAGRIELITCAATHCYLPGMLPAREGIRPQLELGVRGFEKLVGRKPTGMWLAECAYHPSFDAEIAAAGIGFTLVDTHGVTFARPRPPFGVHAPIVSPAGVAFFARDAESSRQVWSRDEGYPGDPHYRDFYRDIGFDLPESELMGEVAGDGSRLMTGIKYHRITGKTSHKEPYEPRIARQIAWEHAGNFVFNRALQLQHLSARMPAPIIVAPYDAELYGHWWYEGPRFLESVFRQLPNTRGEVEAITLRAYLERHPVSVQATPAASSWGAGGYGEVWVGPEAAWSWRHVHHATRYVSWLVRNHRHVDGERGRALDQTIQELLLLQSSDWNFIIKTGTSLKYAESRIRAHVHRLRRLGHLVQTGVIEGADAAWLSDVSARDNFFHQLESDTLRSVFD
- the rplU gene encoding 50S ribosomal protein L21, coding for MYAVIKTGGKQYKVAPGDKLRVEKLLGEVGDKVTFDEVLLVAGDGGESLKIGQPRVEGAKVEAKITAQDRAKKIIIFKFRRRKNYRRKSGHRQPFTALEITGITGG
- the rpmA gene encoding 50S ribosomal protein L27, whose amino-acid sequence is MAHKKGAGSTRNGRDSNSQRRGTKVYGGEKVTAGSILVRQVGTTIAAGKNVGVGKDYTLFSLIDGVVKYEFRTNTQKKVSVYPAAAAAE